A single region of the Serinus canaria isolate serCan28SL12 chromosome 1, serCan2020, whole genome shotgun sequence genome encodes:
- the TFG gene encoding protein TFG isoform X2 — translation MNGQLDLSGKLIIKAQLGEDIRRIPIHNEDITYDELVLMMQRVFRGKLLSNDEVTIKYKDEDGDLITIFDSSDLSFAIQCSRILKLTLFVNGQPRPLESNQVKYLRRELIELRNKVNRLLDCLEPPAEPGLSTNLPESDAVDGRDEKPAAADANVKPSTQVIAASMSAFDPLKNQDEISKNVMSAFGLTDDQVSGPPSAPAEERSGTPDSIASSSSAAHPPGVQAQQPPYPSTQPQTGQVEGQMYQQYQQPGYPAQQPQAQPQQQYGVQYPGYSQQQPPPQQAQQFPAYSQAATPAPAAAFPGQAQQLPAQQPPQYPAGSFPPQPYTTQASQPAAYSGSQAAPGTFQPRPGFNPPPGSSMNPPPSGPNPYARSRPPFGPQGYTQPGPGYR, via the exons ATGAATGGGCAACTGGACTTAAGTGGGAAGCTGATCATCAAAGCTCAGCTTGGGGAAGATATTAGGAGAATCCCTATTCATAATGAAGATATCACCTATGATGAATTGGTGCTAATGATGCAAAGAGTTTTTAGAGGAAAACTTCTGAGCAATGATGAAGTCACAATAAAATACAAAGATGAAG ATGGAGATCTTATAACAATTTTTGATAGCTCAGATCTCTCCTTTGCAATTCAATGCAGTAGGATACTTAAGCTGACATTGTTTG TGAATGGCCAACCAAGACCCCTAGAATCTAACCAGGTGAAGTACCTGCGCCGAGAGCTGATAGAACTTCGCAATAAAGTCAATCGTTTACTGGACTGTTTAGAACCGCCAGCGGAACCAGGGCTGTCCACTAATCTGCCTGAGAGTG ATGCTGTAGATGGTAGGGACGAaaagcctgctgctgctgacgCTAATGTTAAGCCATCCACTCAAGTTATAGCAGCGAGCATGTCTGCATTCGATCCGCTAAAGAACCAGGATGAAATCAGCAAGAATGTCATGTCAGCCTTTGGCTTGACAGATGATCAGGTGTCAG GACCACCCAGTGCCCCTGCAGAGGAGCGATCAGGAACGCCAGACAGCATcgcttcctcctcttctgcagcCCATCCCCCTGGGgtccaggcacagcagccaccctaccccagcacacagccacagACGGGGCAGGTGGAAG GTCAGATGTATCAGCAGTACCAGCAGCCTGGTTaccctgctcagcagccacaggctcagccccagcagcagtaCGGCGTGCAGTACCCAG gctacagccagcagcagcccccgcCGCAGCAAGCCCAGCAGTTCCCGGCTTACAGCCAGGCGGCTACCCCGGCACCGGCCGCCGCCTTCCCGGGGCAGGCGCAGCAGCTGCCGGCGCAGCAGCCGCCGCAGTACCCGGCGGGCAGCTTCCCCCCGCAGCCCTACACCACGCAGGCCTCCCAGCCCGCCGCCTACAGCGGCTCCCAGGCGGCCCCGGGCACCTTCCAGCCGCGGCCCGGCTTCAACCCCCCGCCCGGTAGCAGCATGAATCCCCCGCCCAGCGGGCCCAACCCCTACGCCCGCAGCCGTCCCCCTTTCGGGCCGCAAGGTTACACCCAGCCCGGGCCCGGCTACCGCTAA
- the TFG gene encoding protein TFG isoform X1, whose translation MNGQLDLSGKLIIKAQLGEDIRRIPIHNEDITYDELVLMMQRVFRGKLLSNDEVTIKYKDEDGDLITIFDSSDLSFAIQCSRILKLTLFVNGQPRPLESNQVKYLRRELIELRNKVNRLLDCLEPPAEPGLSTNLPESDAVDGRDEKPAAADANVKPSTQVIAASMSAFDPLKNQDEISKNVMSAFGLTDDQVSGPPSAPAEERSGTPDSIASSSSAAHPPGVQAQQPPYPSTQPQTGQVEGQMYQQYQQPGYPAQQPQAQPQQQYGVQYPAGYSQQQPPPQQAQQFPAYSQAATPAPAAAFPGQAQQLPAQQPPQYPAGSFPPQPYTTQASQPAAYSGSQAAPGTFQPRPGFNPPPGSSMNPPPSGPNPYARSRPPFGPQGYTQPGPGYR comes from the exons ATGAATGGGCAACTGGACTTAAGTGGGAAGCTGATCATCAAAGCTCAGCTTGGGGAAGATATTAGGAGAATCCCTATTCATAATGAAGATATCACCTATGATGAATTGGTGCTAATGATGCAAAGAGTTTTTAGAGGAAAACTTCTGAGCAATGATGAAGTCACAATAAAATACAAAGATGAAG ATGGAGATCTTATAACAATTTTTGATAGCTCAGATCTCTCCTTTGCAATTCAATGCAGTAGGATACTTAAGCTGACATTGTTTG TGAATGGCCAACCAAGACCCCTAGAATCTAACCAGGTGAAGTACCTGCGCCGAGAGCTGATAGAACTTCGCAATAAAGTCAATCGTTTACTGGACTGTTTAGAACCGCCAGCGGAACCAGGGCTGTCCACTAATCTGCCTGAGAGTG ATGCTGTAGATGGTAGGGACGAaaagcctgctgctgctgacgCTAATGTTAAGCCATCCACTCAAGTTATAGCAGCGAGCATGTCTGCATTCGATCCGCTAAAGAACCAGGATGAAATCAGCAAGAATGTCATGTCAGCCTTTGGCTTGACAGATGATCAGGTGTCAG GACCACCCAGTGCCCCTGCAGAGGAGCGATCAGGAACGCCAGACAGCATcgcttcctcctcttctgcagcCCATCCCCCTGGGgtccaggcacagcagccaccctaccccagcacacagccacagACGGGGCAGGTGGAAG GTCAGATGTATCAGCAGTACCAGCAGCCTGGTTaccctgctcagcagccacaggctcagccccagcagcagtaCGGCGTGCAGTACCCAG caggctacagccagcagcagcccccgcCGCAGCAAGCCCAGCAGTTCCCGGCTTACAGCCAGGCGGCTACCCCGGCACCGGCCGCCGCCTTCCCGGGGCAGGCGCAGCAGCTGCCGGCGCAGCAGCCGCCGCAGTACCCGGCGGGCAGCTTCCCCCCGCAGCCCTACACCACGCAGGCCTCCCAGCCCGCCGCCTACAGCGGCTCCCAGGCGGCCCCGGGCACCTTCCAGCCGCGGCCCGGCTTCAACCCCCCGCCCGGTAGCAGCATGAATCCCCCGCCCAGCGGGCCCAACCCCTACGCCCGCAGCCGTCCCCCTTTCGGGCCGCAAGGTTACACCCAGCCCGGGCCCGGCTACCGCTAA
- the TFG gene encoding protein TFG isoform X3 yields MNGQLDLSGKLIIKAQLGEDIRRIPIHNEDITYDELVLMMQRVFRGKLLSNDEVTIKYKDEDGDLITIFDSSDLSFAIQCSRILKLTLFVNGQPRPLESNQVKYLRRELIELRNKVNRLLDCLEPPAEPGLSTNLPESGPPSAPAEERSGTPDSIASSSSAAHPPGVQAQQPPYPSTQPQTGQVEGQMYQQYQQPGYPAQQPQAQPQQQYGVQYPAGYSQQQPPPQQAQQFPAYSQAATPAPAAAFPGQAQQLPAQQPPQYPAGSFPPQPYTTQASQPAAYSGSQAAPGTFQPRPGFNPPPGSSMNPPPSGPNPYARSRPPFGPQGYTQPGPGYR; encoded by the exons ATGAATGGGCAACTGGACTTAAGTGGGAAGCTGATCATCAAAGCTCAGCTTGGGGAAGATATTAGGAGAATCCCTATTCATAATGAAGATATCACCTATGATGAATTGGTGCTAATGATGCAAAGAGTTTTTAGAGGAAAACTTCTGAGCAATGATGAAGTCACAATAAAATACAAAGATGAAG ATGGAGATCTTATAACAATTTTTGATAGCTCAGATCTCTCCTTTGCAATTCAATGCAGTAGGATACTTAAGCTGACATTGTTTG TGAATGGCCAACCAAGACCCCTAGAATCTAACCAGGTGAAGTACCTGCGCCGAGAGCTGATAGAACTTCGCAATAAAGTCAATCGTTTACTGGACTGTTTAGAACCGCCAGCGGAACCAGGGCTGTCCACTAATCTGCCTGAGAGTG GACCACCCAGTGCCCCTGCAGAGGAGCGATCAGGAACGCCAGACAGCATcgcttcctcctcttctgcagcCCATCCCCCTGGGgtccaggcacagcagccaccctaccccagcacacagccacagACGGGGCAGGTGGAAG GTCAGATGTATCAGCAGTACCAGCAGCCTGGTTaccctgctcagcagccacaggctcagccccagcagcagtaCGGCGTGCAGTACCCAG caggctacagccagcagcagcccccgcCGCAGCAAGCCCAGCAGTTCCCGGCTTACAGCCAGGCGGCTACCCCGGCACCGGCCGCCGCCTTCCCGGGGCAGGCGCAGCAGCTGCCGGCGCAGCAGCCGCCGCAGTACCCGGCGGGCAGCTTCCCCCCGCAGCCCTACACCACGCAGGCCTCCCAGCCCGCCGCCTACAGCGGCTCCCAGGCGGCCCCGGGCACCTTCCAGCCGCGGCCCGGCTTCAACCCCCCGCCCGGTAGCAGCATGAATCCCCCGCCCAGCGGGCCCAACCCCTACGCCCGCAGCCGTCCCCCTTTCGGGCCGCAAGGTTACACCCAGCCCGGGCCCGGCTACCGCTAA